From the genome of Vicia villosa cultivar HV-30 ecotype Madison, WI linkage group LG2, Vvil1.0, whole genome shotgun sequence, one region includes:
- the LOC131652858 gene encoding 7-deoxyloganetin glucosyltransferase-like — MGDKKPHAVLIPYPAQGHINPLIKLAKLLHLRGFHITFVNTEYNHKRLLKSRGPKAINGLTGFSFQTIPDGLTPTDGDADGDVSQDIFLLCKSIRKNFIKPFRELLARLNDSATSGLVPPVTCIVSDSSMSFTIQAAEELSLTIVFFSPANACTFLSGLHLPTLFDKGLIPLKDESYLTNGYLDAKVDCIPGLQDFRLKDLPDFIRITDPNDSLIEFINETVERAHRASAIIFNTSNELESDVLNVLSTKFPCVYAIGPLSSFLYQSPQNHLASLSTNLWKEDDKCLDWLESKEPGSVVYVNFGSMTVMTPEKLLEFAWGLANSKQSFLWIIRPDLVIGGSVVLSSEFVNEISDRGLIAGWCHQEQVLSHPSIGGFLTHCGWNSTTESICAGVPMLCWPFFTDQTANCRYICNTWEIGIEIDTNVKREEVEKLVIELMVGEKGKKMRQKTIELKKKVEEDTRPGGCSYMNLEKVIKEVMLKQNHT, encoded by the exons ATGGGTGATAAAAAACCACATGCTGTGTTAATTCCATATCCAGCTCAAGGCCACATCAATCCGTTGATCAAACTAGCAAAGCTTCTTCACCTTAGAGGCTTTCACATAACCTTTGTCAACACTGAATACAATCACAAACGCTTGCTCAAATCAAGGGGTCCGAAAGCCATCAATGGTCTCACCGGTTTTAGCTTTCAGACTATTCCAGATGGTTTAACTCCAACAGATGGTGATGCTGATGGTGATGTTAGCCAAGACATATTCTTACTTTGTAAATCAATTAGAAAGAACTTCATCAAACCGTTCCGCGAACTTCTTGCTAGACTTAATGACTCTGCAACTTCTGGTCTTGTCCCTCCAGTTACATGCATAGTTTCTGATAGTAGCATGTCTTTTACTATACAAGCTGCTGAAGAACTTTCACTCACTATTGTTTTCTTTAGTCCAGCCAATGCTTGTACATTCTTGTCTGGTTTGCATTTACCAACATTATTTGATAAAGGTCTCATACCACTCAAAG ATGAGAGTTATTTGACAAACGGATATTTGGACGCTAAAGTAGATTGTATTCCAGGTCTGCAGGACTTCCGACTGAAAGATCTGCCAGACTTTATAAGGATTACAGATCCAAATGATTCCTTGATAGAATTTATCAATGAAACGGTAGAAAGGGCTCATCGAGCCTCTGCAATAATTTTTAATACTTCCAATGAACTTGAAAGTGATGTACTGAATGTTCTGTCGACTAAGTTCCCTTGCGTTTACGCAATTGGTCCTTTATCTTCATTTTTATATCAAAGTCCACAAAACCACTTGGCATCTTTAAGTACTAATctttggaaagaagatgataagTGTCTTGATTGGCTTGAATCCAAGGAACCAGGATCTGTTGTTTATGTGAATTTTGGGAGCATGACAGTTATGACTCCGGAAAAATTGTTAGAGTTTGCTTGGGGTTTAGCCAATAGCAAGCAATCGTTTTTGTGGATCATTAGGCCTGACCTTGTCATCGGTGGCTCGGTGGTTTTGTCATCTGAGTTTGTGAATGAAATTTCGGATAGAGGCCTAATTGCGGGCTGGTGTCATCAGGAGCAAGTGTTAAGCCACCCTTCAATCGGTGGATTCCTAACTCATTGTGGATGGAACTCAACCACCGAGAGCATATGTGCTGGAGTTCCAATGTTGTGTTGGCCATTTTTTACTGATCAGACAGCTAACTGTAGATATATCTGCAATACATGGGAGATTGGAATTGAAATCGATACTAATGTTAAGAGAGAGGAGGTGGAGAAGTTGGTCATTGAATTGATGGtgggagagaaaggaaagaagatGAGGCAAAAGACAATTGAATTaaagaagaaggtggaggagGATACAAGACCTGGAGGTTGTTCATACATGAACTTGGAAAAAGTGATTAAGGAAGTTATGCTAAAACAAAATCATACTTAA
- the LOC131652860 gene encoding 7-deoxyloganetin glucosyltransferase-like, with protein MESFAVRKPHAVLTPAPGQGHINPMLKLAKLLHLRGFHITFVNTEFNHKRMLTLRGPDSFDGFKDFTFETIPDGLTPMEGDEDVIQHFPSLCQSMRKNSLKPFCELLSRLNESANVGLIPHVTCLVSDCAMMSFTIQAAKEFALPNVLFFPASACSLLHILHFRSFVEKGLTPLKDESYLTNGHLETKVDWIPGLKNIRLKDIVDFIRTTDPNDIMLNFLIDMADRFDRDSTIILNTFDELESDVINALFSMFPSIYPIGPLPALLNQAPNNHQLASLGTNLWKEDTKCLEWLESKKPGSVVYVNFGSTTIMTPEQLLEFAWGLANSKKSFIWIIRSDLVIDGSVILSSEFVKEISDRGLITGWCPQEQVLNHSSVGGFLTHCGWNSTTESICAGVPMLCWPFFTDQPVNCRYICNEWEIGIEIDKNVKRDEVKKVVNELMVGEKGKKMRQKAMELKKKALENTCPGGCSYMNLDKVINEVLLKPN; from the exons ATGGAGAGTTTTGCAGTGAGAAAACCACATGCTGTGTTGACTCCAGCTCCAGGTCAAGGCCATATAAATCCAATGTTGAAACTTGCAAAGCTTCTTCACCTTAGAGGTTTTCACATAACCTTTGTCAACACTGAGTTCAACCATAAACGCATGCTCACATTAAGAGGTCCTGATTcctttgatggcttcaaagactTTACCTTTGAGACCATACCAGATGGTTTAACTCCAATGGAAGGTGATGAAGATGTTATTCAACATTTTCCTTCTCTTTGTCAATCTATGAGAAAGAATTCCCTCAAACCCTTTTGTGAACTTCTTTCTAGACTTAATGAATCTGCCAATGTTGGTCTTATTCCACATGTTACTTGCTTAGTTTCTGACTGTGCCATGATGAGTTTTACTATACAAGCAGCTAAAGAATTTGCACTACCAAATGTTTTGTTTTTTCCAGCAAGTGCATGTTCTTTATTGCATATTTTGCACTTCCGTTCCTTTGTAGAAAAAGGTCTCACACCACTCAAAG ATGAGAGTTATCTAACAAATGGACATTTGGAAACTAAAGTAGATTGGATTCCAGGGTTAAAAAACATTCGTTTGAAGGACATTGTTGACTTTATCCGGACAACCGATCCAAATGATATCATGTTAAATTTCTTAATTGATATGGCAGATAGATTTGATAGAGACTCTACTATCATATTGAATACTTTTGATGAACTTGAGAGTGATGTAATAAATGCTCTCTTCTCTATGTTTCCTTCTATTTACCCCATTGGCCCTTTACCTGCATTGTTGAACCAAGctccaaataatcatcaattagcATCTCTAGGTACCAATCTTTGGAAAGAAGATACCAAGTGTCTTGAATGGCTTGAATCCAAGAAACCTGGATCTGTTGTTTATGTGAATTTTGGCAGCACCACAATTATGACTCCAGAACAACTGTTGGAGTTTGCATGGGGTTTGGCCAATAGTAAGAAATCATTTATATGGATCATTAGGTCTGATCTTGTCATTGATGGCTCAGTGATTTTGTCATCTGAGTTTGTGAAAGAAATTTCAGATCGAGGCCTAATCACAGGCTGGTGTCCACAGGAGCAAGTGTTAAACCACAGTTCAGTTGGTGGATTCCTAACTCATTGCGGATGGAACTCAACTACCGAAAGCATATGTGCCGGAGTTCCAATGTTGTGTTGGCCATTTTTTACTGATCAGCCAGTAAATTGTAGATATATTTGCAATGAATGGGAGATTGGAATTGAAATCGATAAAAACGTGAAGAGAGATGAGGTGAAGAAGGTTGTGAATGAATTGATGGtgggagagaaaggaaagaagatGAGGCAAAAGGCAATGGAATTGAAGAAGAAGGCTTTGGAGAACACTTGTCCAGGAGGTTGTTCATACATGAACTTAGACAAAGTTATTAACGAAGTGCTGCTTAAACCTAATTAG